From Bacillus sp. FSL K6-3431, the proteins below share one genomic window:
- the tlp gene encoding small acid-soluble spore protein Tlp has product MDYNKAKPDDRSDNAEKLEQMVQNTYENIEKAEETIQFSDGENIQKIKDKNEKRRASIEGMKAEIQDETNAQNNKYQ; this is encoded by the coding sequence ATGGACTACAATAAAGCAAAACCCGATGATCGTAGTGATAATGCAGAGAAACTGGAACAGATGGTTCAAAATACGTATGAAAACATTGAAAAAGCGGAAGAAACAATTCAATTTTCAGACGGAGAAAATATCCAAAAAATTAAGGATAAAAATGAAAAACGCCGTGCTAGTATAGAAGGAATGAAAGCAGAAATACAAGATGAAACGAATGCTCAAAATAATAAATATCAGTAA
- the sspN gene encoding small acid-soluble spore protein N, with the protein MGNPKRSQQNYTPDNLGEKRNASISNKGEQMANKTDKEPIVIQTKGE; encoded by the coding sequence ATGGGTAATCCAAAAAGAAGTCAACAAAATTATACTCCTGATAATCTTGGGGAAAAAAGAAATGCCTCAATTAGTAATAAAGGAGAGCAAATGGCAAATAAAACAGATAAAGAACCTATCGTAATCCAAACGAAAGGTGAATAA
- a CDS encoding FbpB family small basic protein, whose amino-acid sequence MRRVGKKTFNDLVQENRQALLNDATALKKIEDKLEEKHVRKA is encoded by the coding sequence ATGAGAAGAGTAGGTAAAAAAACTTTTAACGATCTTGTTCAAGAAAATCGGCAAGCACTGTTAAATGATGCCACTGCATTAAAAAAGATAGAAGATAAACTGGAAGAAAAGCATGTACGTAAAGCATAA
- the acnA gene encoding aconitate hydratase AcnA translates to MTQSKTDVFNARTSFDVGGKRYHYYRLAALEEAGVAKVSNLPYSIKVLLESVLRQMDGRVITKEHVENLAKWATDEVVDGEVPFKPSRVILQDFTGVPAVVDLASLRKAMSDLGGDAEKINPEIPVDLVIDHSVQVDTYGSPSALQVNMDYEFERNAERYQFLSWAQKAFDNYRAVPPATGIVHQVNLEYLANVVHAIETPSGDYEAYPDTLFGTDSHTTMINGIGVLGWGVGGIEAEAGMLGQPSYFPIPEVVGVKLTGELPNGATATDLALKVTQVLRSHGVVGKFVEFYGEGVASLPLADRATIANMAPEYGATCGFFPVDEEALNYLHLTGRDEEQIKLVEVYLKENDMFFTTDKEDPVYKDIVEIDLSVIEANLSGPKRPQDLIPLSQMQKSFKEAMQSPVGNQGFGLEPAEITKLVKVKFNNGDEATMKTGAIAIAAITSCTNTSNPYVMLGAGLLAQKAVEKGLEVPKYVKTSLAPGSKVVTGYLRDAGLMEYLSKLGFDLVGYGCTTCIGNSGPLKDEIEEAITESDLLVTSVLSGNRNFEGRIHPLVRGNYLASPPLVVAYALAGTVDIDLNNEPLGKDKDGNDVFMKDIWPTKEEIVAVVQKTVTPELFRKEYEHVFDDNKRWNEIKTTNEPLYTWNNDSTYIQNPPFFENLSTDLDTIKPLSGLRIVGKFGDSVTTDHISPAGAIGKDTPAGKYLLENGVQPRDFNSYGSRRGNHEVMMRGTFANIRIRNQVAPGTEGGFSTYWPTGEVDSIYDTCMRYKDDGTDLVVLAGKDYGMGSSRDWAAKGTTLLGIKTVIAESFERIHRSNLALMGVLPLQFKKGENADVLGLTGKEVINVHIDENIKPRDIVKATATDEDGNKKEFDVLVRFDSDVEIDYYRNGGILPMVLRGKLVN, encoded by the coding sequence ATGACACAATCTAAAACTGATGTTTTTAACGCACGCACTTCTTTTGATGTCGGCGGAAAACGTTATCATTATTATCGCCTAGCAGCTTTAGAAGAAGCTGGTGTGGCAAAAGTTTCAAACTTGCCTTATTCTATTAAAGTATTATTGGAATCTGTTCTTCGACAAATGGACGGACGTGTTATTACGAAAGAACATGTTGAAAACTTAGCAAAATGGGCTACTGATGAAGTGGTAGATGGAGAAGTTCCATTTAAACCATCCCGTGTAATTCTTCAAGACTTTACAGGAGTACCGGCTGTTGTGGATCTTGCTTCACTAAGAAAAGCGATGTCAGATCTAGGCGGAGATGCGGAGAAAATCAATCCTGAAATACCTGTAGACTTAGTTATTGACCACTCAGTACAAGTAGACACTTATGGATCTCCATCTGCATTACAAGTCAATATGGATTATGAATTTGAACGTAATGCTGAACGCTACCAATTCTTAAGTTGGGCACAAAAAGCATTTGACAATTATCGCGCAGTTCCACCAGCTACTGGTATTGTTCATCAAGTTAATTTGGAGTATTTAGCAAACGTTGTACATGCAATTGAAACACCATCAGGTGATTATGAAGCATATCCGGATACACTTTTTGGAACAGACTCTCATACTACGATGATTAACGGTATCGGTGTATTAGGTTGGGGTGTTGGTGGAATCGAAGCGGAAGCTGGAATGCTTGGTCAGCCTTCATATTTCCCAATTCCTGAAGTGGTTGGCGTAAAATTAACAGGAGAACTACCTAATGGTGCTACAGCAACAGATTTGGCATTGAAAGTTACTCAAGTACTTCGTTCTCATGGAGTGGTTGGGAAATTTGTCGAGTTTTATGGTGAAGGCGTTGCGAGCTTGCCGCTTGCAGATAGAGCGACTATTGCTAATATGGCTCCGGAATACGGTGCTACATGCGGATTTTTCCCCGTTGATGAAGAAGCATTAAATTATTTACATTTAACTGGACGCGACGAAGAACAAATTAAGCTAGTAGAAGTTTATTTAAAAGAAAATGATATGTTCTTTACGACGGATAAAGAAGATCCTGTTTATAAAGACATTGTAGAAATAGACCTTTCTGTAATTGAAGCAAACTTATCAGGACCTAAACGTCCACAAGATTTAATCCCACTATCACAGATGCAAAAGTCCTTCAAAGAAGCAATGCAATCTCCTGTAGGGAATCAAGGTTTTGGTTTAGAGCCGGCTGAAATTACGAAATTAGTAAAAGTTAAATTTAATAATGGCGATGAAGCAACGATGAAAACAGGTGCTATAGCCATTGCCGCAATTACTAGCTGTACAAATACATCTAACCCATACGTAATGTTGGGGGCTGGTTTACTTGCACAAAAGGCGGTAGAAAAAGGCCTCGAAGTTCCTAAGTATGTGAAAACATCTTTAGCTCCAGGGTCCAAAGTAGTAACTGGTTATTTACGTGATGCAGGTTTAATGGAATACTTATCAAAACTTGGTTTCGATTTAGTTGGCTATGGTTGTACAACTTGTATCGGGAACTCTGGACCATTGAAAGATGAGATTGAAGAAGCAATTACTGAAAGTGATTTGCTCGTTACATCTGTTCTCTCAGGTAATCGAAACTTTGAAGGTAGAATCCATCCGTTAGTAAGAGGAAACTATCTTGCTTCACCTCCGCTAGTTGTTGCATATGCACTAGCAGGGACAGTAGATATCGACTTAAATAATGAGCCATTGGGCAAAGATAAAGATGGTAATGATGTATTTATGAAAGATATTTGGCCAACTAAAGAAGAAATTGTTGCAGTTGTTCAAAAAACAGTAACACCTGAGTTGTTTAGAAAAGAATATGAGCATGTGTTTGATGATAACAAACGTTGGAATGAAATTAAAACAACGAATGAACCATTGTATACTTGGAATAATGATTCTACTTATATTCAAAACCCGCCGTTTTTTGAAAACCTATCAACTGATCTTGATACAATTAAGCCATTATCAGGATTACGTATTGTTGGTAAGTTTGGCGATTCTGTTACGACTGACCATATTTCACCAGCAGGTGCAATTGGTAAAGACACACCAGCAGGGAAATATTTACTAGAAAATGGCGTACAACCTCGCGACTTTAACTCATACGGTTCCCGTCGTGGTAACCATGAAGTAATGATGCGTGGAACTTTCGCAAATATTCGTATTCGTAACCAAGTTGCTCCAGGCACAGAAGGTGGATTCTCCACTTATTGGCCAACTGGAGAAGTTGATTCTATATATGACACTTGCATGCGTTATAAAGATGATGGTACTGATCTTGTTGTACTTGCTGGTAAGGATTATGGAATGGGCTCTTCACGTGACTGGGCAGCGAAAGGTACTACACTGTTAGGTATTAAAACAGTTATTGCTGAAAGTTTTGAAAGGATTCATCGTTCAAACCTTGCATTAATGGGTGTTCTACCGCTTCAATTCAAGAAAGGCGAAAATGCCGATGTACTTGGATTGACGGGTAAAGAAGTAATTAATGTCCACATTGATGAAAATATCAAACCACGTGATATTGTCAAAGCTACAGCAACAGATGAGGATGGCAATAAAAAGGAATTTGACGTACTTGTTCGTTTTGATTCTGATGTTGAAATCGATTATTATCGTAATGGTGGAATTTTGCCGATGGTTTTACGTGGAAAACTTGTCAACTAA
- a CDS encoding thermonuclease family protein has translation MGKKLLFLCSCIFLLLGCSVNNDSNSLMGTVVRTVDGDTIEVKMNNGDIEKVRMILIDTPETKHPRLGVQPFGIEASDFTKEFLTDKEVRLELDVSERDRYGRLLAYVWADGENFNKVLVEEGLARVAIFPPDIKYVDEFEEVQNIARSKEIGIWSLENYAHEKGYNSVDKEIASNKDCQIKGNINSKKDKIYHLPTGQYYDQVIPEMWFCTEKEAVDAGFRASQK, from the coding sequence TTGGGTAAGAAGCTTTTATTTTTATGTTCATGTATTTTTTTGTTATTAGGATGTTCAGTAAATAATGATTCAAACAGTTTGATGGGTACCGTTGTCCGGACGGTAGATGGGGATACGATCGAAGTGAAAATGAATAATGGCGACATTGAAAAAGTAAGAATGATATTAATTGACACCCCAGAAACAAAACATCCACGTTTAGGAGTACAACCATTTGGTATAGAAGCATCTGATTTTACAAAAGAATTTTTAACGGACAAAGAAGTAAGGTTAGAACTCGATGTTTCTGAAAGAGATAGATATGGAAGACTACTAGCCTATGTTTGGGCGGACGGTGAAAATTTCAATAAAGTGCTTGTAGAGGAAGGATTAGCACGGGTTGCAATATTTCCCCCAGATATTAAGTATGTAGATGAGTTTGAGGAAGTACAAAATATTGCTAGGTCAAAAGAAATCGGAATATGGTCATTAGAAAACTATGCCCATGAAAAAGGCTATAATTCGGTGGACAAAGAAATAGCATCAAATAAAGATTGTCAAATCAAAGGGAATATTAATAGCAAAAAAGACAAGATTTATCATTTGCCGACAGGACAATATTATGATCAAGTTATTCCAGAAATGTGGTTTTGTACTGAAAAAGAGGCAGTAGATGCAGGTTTTCGGGCTTCCCAAAAGTAA
- a CDS encoding GlsB/YeaQ/YmgE family stress response membrane protein gives MGFLLYLIVGGIIGWLAGLILGKDIPGGIIGNIIAGIIGAWLGGAIFGNWGPDVAGIAIVPALIGALLLVFILSLILGSMARGRKHS, from the coding sequence ATGGGCTTTTTATTATATCTTATCGTAGGTGGGATAATAGGTTGGTTAGCAGGTTTGATTTTAGGTAAAGATATTCCTGGTGGCATTATTGGGAACATTATTGCAGGTATTATTGGCGCTTGGCTTGGCGGAGCTATCTTCGGAAATTGGGGACCAGATGTCGCTGGAATCGCTATTGTACCAGCGTTAATTGGTGCATTACTACTCGTATTCATCTTGAGTCTAATTTTGGGTTCAATGGCGAGAGGCCGTAAACACAGCTAA
- a CDS encoding lytic transglycosylase domain-containing protein has protein sequence MKKTGKKGPTTARAQSNRKRLVLLMFFVPLILLLFFIMYSNPKIKEQVKTPEIPPEYIPIYKAAEKEYGVPAYLLAAHHRVETIFSTMDPLLSPAGAEGHMQFMPCTFVGWTHPTCEGLGQGEIPEKEKSDPAIIKKYGGYGVDANGDGIADPYDIEDAIFSAANFLSKYGAADGDIKKAIYAYNHSEKYVDDVLYYVNIYKDLIN, from the coding sequence ATGAAAAAGACAGGCAAAAAAGGACCAACTACAGCTCGGGCTCAATCCAATAGAAAGCGTCTCGTTTTGCTGATGTTTTTTGTTCCGTTAATTTTGTTGCTATTTTTTATCATGTATAGCAATCCCAAAATAAAAGAACAAGTGAAGACACCTGAAATTCCACCTGAATATATTCCAATATATAAGGCAGCTGAAAAAGAGTACGGTGTACCTGCTTATTTATTAGCGGCGCATCATCGAGTGGAAACTATTTTTTCTACGATGGATCCTTTGCTATCTCCTGCGGGAGCAGAAGGGCATATGCAATTTATGCCTTGCACTTTTGTAGGATGGACACATCCAACTTGTGAGGGACTTGGACAAGGAGAAATTCCTGAAAAAGAAAAATCAGACCCTGCTATTATTAAAAAATATGGTGGGTATGGGGTGGATGCAAATGGAGATGGCATAGCCGATCCATATGATATTGAAGATGCTATTTTTAGTGCAGCTAATTTTTTATCAAAATATGGTGCTGCAGATGGGGACATAAAAAAGGCAATATATGCCTACAACCACAGTGAAAAATATGTAGATGATGTACTTTATTACGTAAATATATATAAAGATTTGATCAATTAA
- a CDS encoding STAS domain-containing protein, producing MENIEKKLHQFMKDNVSNMTTDWFNQVFSSGVGVYAQPKDSETYKQMREMNYKFNNAVTESLFGEETYLKEWADAIASSRSSTETPLYDVIVNFSLFRGIYYSYLEQFISSNNEVSGKTVISWVKAISSKFDEATELVTKKYIHDYEYILSSQQEMILVLGTPVIKVDEGLGIIPLVGEIDTYRASKIMEQSVQKASNMQLENVILDLSGVPVIDTMVANQIFQLGDTFNLLGIEMMLTGIRPEIAQTSISLGVDFSKMKTFAHLHQAIMYLRKL from the coding sequence ATGGAGAATATTGAAAAGAAATTGCATCAGTTTATGAAAGATAATGTGTCAAATATGACGACCGACTGGTTTAATCAAGTTTTTTCAAGTGGTGTCGGTGTATATGCACAACCAAAGGATTCAGAAACATATAAACAAATGAGGGAAATGAATTACAAATTCAACAATGCTGTAACGGAAAGTTTGTTTGGGGAAGAGACTTATCTAAAGGAATGGGCAGATGCGATTGCATCTAGTCGTTCAAGCACAGAGACGCCATTATATGATGTAATAGTTAATTTTTCTCTTTTTCGAGGTATTTATTATTCCTATCTTGAACAGTTTATATCTAGCAATAATGAGGTATCCGGTAAAACGGTGATCAGTTGGGTAAAAGCGATTAGTAGCAAATTTGATGAAGCTACGGAGCTTGTCACAAAAAAGTATATTCATGATTACGAATATATTCTTTCTTCACAGCAAGAGATGATTCTCGTGTTAGGTACACCGGTGATCAAAGTAGATGAAGGACTTGGAATTATCCCGCTTGTCGGAGAGATTGATACATACAGAGCATCTAAAATAATGGAGCAGAGTGTACAGAAGGCTAGTAATATGCAATTAGAAAATGTTATTCTTGATTTGTCTGGCGTACCAGTAATTGATACAATGGTAGCGAATCAAATTTTCCAATTAGGAGATACTTTTAATTTACTAGGGATAGAAATGATGCTTACTGGGATAAGACCAGAAATTGCTCAAACAAGCATAAGTCTTGGAGTAGATTTTTCAAAGATGAAAACTTTTGCACATTTGCATCAAGCTATTATGTATTTACGGAAATTGTAA
- a CDS encoding general stress protein, protein MAAKVIGVFEDQQEVVIKIKQYQSDGMDPNQFSVMARDEDTTEFIHDKTDVEEKEPANEGAFGIIGGFLAGIGGGLYVPGIATPAIGPYVAAGPIASTFSGGSYEELKKMFTTMGMDEYSAEEYIEDLNKGRIILFLENGE, encoded by the coding sequence TTGGCTGCAAAAGTGATAGGTGTTTTTGAGGATCAACAAGAGGTTGTGATTAAAATTAAACAATATCAATCGGACGGAATGGATCCAAATCAATTTTCGGTTATGGCAAGGGATGAAGATACAACAGAATTTATTCATGATAAAACAGATGTAGAAGAAAAAGAGCCCGCAAATGAAGGTGCTTTCGGCATAATTGGTGGCTTTTTAGCTGGTATTGGTGGAGGTCTATATGTCCCCGGAATAGCAACCCCTGCTATTGGGCCATATGTAGCTGCTGGACCAATAGCCTCGACTTTCTCTGGTGGTAGTTATGAAGAGCTAAAAAAAATGTTTACGACGATGGGAATGGATGAATATTCGGCTGAAGAATATATTGAGGACTTAAATAAAGGCAGGATTATTCTTTTCTTAGAAAATGGAGAGTAA
- a CDS encoding spore germination protein — protein MPVWNRKKYRQSNKQEIEQVPHKTLQELKQQDLKEKLEDTIDFISSLLGESDDFIIRRFSIFGTQSAAIFYISNLVDHTVINNDILKPLMSSPEHVSKKINNHKIPQILLEEVLYHSEVQLEVNLVKLVEAIIAGETVIVINGALHALHVDTRNVEKRAVTQPETEQVIIGPREGFIERLGTNIGLLRYRLPTSDFCVKTMKVGRLTKSKVAICYMKGITNQALVDEVEHRLSKIDIDAILDVGYLEQFIEDNHFSPFPQTLLTERPDSAVGNLIEGRVAVLVDGSPFALLVPVVFNQFYQATEDYSTRFLLGSFTRLVRILALVFSLIVPSLYVSFISFNPELLPTEFAVAVAGGRAGVPFPAVVEVLIMEGAMEILREATVRLPKQIGGALSIVGVLVIGDAAVAAGLASPITVVVIAITTIGSFATPVYNASFALRMLRFPLAILAGIFGLYGVMIGIIVILNHMLSLKSFGVPYMSPVSPGNAQGMKDVVIRFPFWWMPKRPEFLHSPNTIRAGLNKETKTVPTNPLESANVSNERSEVDEDGTSARNNNRSNGNNTN, from the coding sequence ATGCCAGTATGGAACCGAAAAAAGTATAGACAGAGCAACAAACAAGAGATAGAGCAAGTTCCACATAAGACACTACAGGAGCTAAAACAGCAAGATTTAAAAGAAAAATTAGAGGATACAATTGATTTTATAAGCAGTTTACTAGGAGAAAGTGACGACTTTATAATCAGGAGATTTTCAATATTTGGAACACAGTCCGCTGCTATATTCTATATTTCAAATTTAGTTGATCATACTGTAATAAATAATGATATTTTAAAACCACTTATGTCATCACCAGAACATGTAAGTAAAAAGATAAATAATCACAAGATCCCTCAAATTTTGCTAGAAGAAGTCCTTTATCACAGTGAAGTACAACTTGAAGTAAATCTAGTAAAACTAGTTGAAGCAATAATTGCCGGCGAAACAGTCATCGTCATTAATGGTGCTTTACACGCTCTCCATGTCGATACACGTAATGTTGAAAAAAGGGCTGTTACTCAGCCTGAAACAGAGCAAGTCATTATCGGTCCACGAGAAGGATTTATTGAACGACTTGGAACTAATATCGGTCTATTGCGATATCGTTTGCCAACATCAGATTTTTGTGTAAAAACGATGAAGGTTGGGCGACTTACAAAATCAAAAGTAGCTATATGCTATATGAAGGGGATTACAAACCAAGCATTGGTAGACGAGGTTGAACATCGTTTATCGAAAATTGATATTGATGCCATACTTGATGTCGGTTATCTGGAACAGTTTATTGAAGATAATCATTTTTCTCCTTTTCCACAAACTTTATTAACTGAACGTCCGGATAGTGCGGTTGGTAACTTGATTGAAGGACGAGTAGCAGTTCTTGTTGATGGATCTCCCTTTGCTTTACTTGTACCCGTTGTCTTTAATCAGTTTTATCAGGCAACAGAAGATTATTCAACTCGTTTTTTACTCGGAAGTTTTACAAGATTGGTTCGTATATTAGCACTCGTCTTCTCATTAATTGTTCCATCCCTATATGTCTCGTTTATTTCGTTTAATCCTGAGTTGCTGCCTACCGAATTTGCGGTTGCGGTTGCAGGCGGACGAGCAGGGGTTCCTTTCCCAGCTGTTGTTGAAGTATTAATAATGGAAGGTGCCATGGAAATATTACGAGAAGCGACCGTGCGCCTTCCAAAACAAATTGGTGGTGCTTTGTCGATTGTAGGTGTTTTAGTAATTGGAGATGCAGCAGTAGCAGCTGGACTTGCAAGCCCTATTACAGTTGTCGTTATTGCAATCACCACGATTGGATCTTTTGCCACTCCTGTATACAATGCGTCATTTGCTTTACGTATGTTACGTTTTCCTTTGGCGATCCTTGCAGGAATCTTTGGTCTTTATGGTGTAATGATAGGTATCATTGTAATCCTCAATCACATGCTTTCATTAAAATCATTTGGCGTCCCATATATGAGCCCAGTCTCTCCCGGGAATGCTCAAGGAATGAAGGACGTTGTGATTAGATTCCCTTTTTGGTGGATGCCAAAAAGGCCTGAATTTCTCCATAGCCCAAATACAATTCGAGCGGGATTAAACAAAGAAACGAAAACAGTACCAACCAATCCATTAGAATCGGCAAATGTAAGCAATGAACGTTCGGAGGTAGACGAAGATGGCACATCTGCGAGAAATAACAATCGTTCAAACGGCAACAATACTAATTAG
- a CDS encoding GerAB/ArcD/ProY family transporter produces the protein MAHLREITIVQTATILISTIIGVGVLRLPLISVRIADTGAPFVTFLAVIVFFIGLWVITKLGIRFSNQSIIEYSEVILGKWLGRMYGLAIIAFFLILTGFASREFGAVVVTAVLKETPLEVTVLAMLLLAAIFTRDNLNTFAYIHNFYVPAILIPALVIVAVSLKNANSLYLQPLFGNGPSGMFSGVITIAALFQTAFILTIIIPHMKRPEKAMKAAVWGTIISGVLYIMIVIATLAVFGPEEMKKTMWPTLELARATSLPGNLLQRLDVVFLAIWVTAVFTTIYSSYMLTIQVIKQLFGLKDHKMFSFFLLPIVFVIAMFPENTLQMYDLIGIVGRLGLLVTIVFPIFLLITAKIRKVTMRKGGN, from the coding sequence ATGGCACATCTGCGAGAAATAACAATCGTTCAAACGGCAACAATACTAATTAGTACAATCATTGGAGTGGGCGTATTACGGCTTCCACTTATTTCTGTTCGCATTGCCGACACAGGGGCTCCTTTTGTCACATTTTTAGCGGTTATCGTCTTTTTTATTGGACTATGGGTGATTACTAAATTGGGAATACGCTTTTCGAATCAATCCATTATTGAATATAGTGAAGTCATTCTTGGGAAATGGCTAGGTCGCATGTACGGCTTGGCCATAATCGCTTTCTTTTTGATCTTAACGGGATTTGCTTCAAGAGAATTTGGTGCAGTAGTAGTCACTGCTGTTTTGAAAGAGACCCCTCTGGAAGTAACTGTTCTTGCCATGTTATTGTTGGCCGCCATTTTTACTCGCGACAATTTAAATACATTCGCCTATATCCATAATTTTTATGTTCCTGCTATCTTAATTCCTGCATTAGTCATTGTGGCAGTATCATTAAAGAATGCCAATTCTCTTTATCTACAACCACTTTTTGGTAATGGACCAAGCGGAATGTTTTCTGGAGTGATAACCATAGCAGCTTTGTTTCAAACTGCTTTTATTTTGACAATTATTATTCCTCATATGAAAAGACCCGAAAAAGCGATGAAAGCAGCTGTCTGGGGAACCATCATATCAGGAGTCTTATATATAATGATTGTAATAGCAACGCTTGCTGTCTTCGGGCCAGAAGAAATGAAAAAAACCATGTGGCCCACCCTAGAACTTGCAAGAGCCACTTCCTTGCCTGGAAACCTTTTACAACGCTTGGATGTTGTTTTTTTAGCCATTTGGGTGACAGCTGTTTTTACAACAATTTATTCAAGCTATATGCTTACCATACAAGTCATAAAGCAATTATTCGGCTTGAAAGATCATAAAATGTTCTCGTTTTTTTTACTACCTATTGTTTTTGTAATCGCAATGTTTCCTGAAAATACCCTGCAAATGTATGACCTTATTGGTATTGTTGGGAGATTAGGACTTCTTGTCACAATCGTTTTTCCGATATTTTTATTGATTACAGCTAAAATCCGCAAAGTAACTATGAGGAAAGGCGGAAATTAA
- a CDS encoding Ger(x)C family spore germination protein produces MFGKSMCPFYVILFCIPLLTGCWDSIDIEKRATVLGLAIDEADPEAAEKEDYITHFRQNLPRSDQDMIRLTAQISVPGRIPLGPQTGGGGGEQEPVWVLSSYGHTIDDALLNLQQELADELFLGHLRIIVVNEKLAKKGIERFNDYLRRQPEVRRTAWMAVSKEEASKYMEIAPKLERVPTLYLTSMVSNAVDLGKFPHDDVGIFWRNLSSKGQDGYLPYLQIKGSENVEIKGLAYFNGNKMQGTIDPIEIGGHMSVIGEKEGGYGAFVSVPGTEEKVLVRAERRKSKMKTTIKDGKPVIRIKIRYESEIEEKENHKIKLNDPKIIQQIEKQATKDTTKSLVNLIKKMQKEKSDIFGFGEHIRAKHPAYWRKVVKTKENWRNIYKDVEVHIEMDTHIRRVGMKAK; encoded by the coding sequence ATGTTCGGCAAATCGATGTGTCCGTTTTATGTAATTTTATTTTGTATTCCTCTCTTAACTGGGTGTTGGGATAGTATAGATATTGAAAAAAGAGCAACAGTTCTCGGTCTTGCCATTGATGAAGCAGATCCGGAAGCCGCCGAAAAAGAAGATTATATCACCCACTTTCGCCAAAATCTCCCTAGGTCAGATCAGGATATGATTCGTTTGACCGCTCAAATCTCTGTGCCTGGTCGCATCCCTTTAGGTCCACAAACTGGTGGTGGTGGAGGAGAACAAGAACCCGTTTGGGTGCTAAGTAGCTATGGACATACAATTGACGATGCTTTACTAAATTTACAGCAGGAGTTAGCAGATGAACTATTCTTGGGCCATTTACGAATTATCGTGGTAAATGAGAAATTAGCAAAAAAAGGCATTGAACGATTTAATGATTACTTGCGTCGTCAACCAGAAGTCAGACGGACCGCTTGGATGGCTGTTTCGAAAGAGGAGGCATCAAAATATATGGAAATAGCACCGAAGTTAGAACGTGTTCCAACGCTATATCTTACAAGCATGGTTTCAAATGCCGTTGATTTAGGTAAATTTCCACATGATGATGTGGGAATATTTTGGAGGAATCTTTCAAGTAAAGGGCAAGATGGCTATCTTCCATATTTACAAATAAAAGGTTCTGAAAATGTTGAAATTAAAGGTCTTGCATATTTTAATGGAAATAAAATGCAAGGGACGATTGATCCAATTGAAATAGGAGGTCATATGTCTGTCATTGGAGAAAAAGAAGGCGGATACGGGGCCTTCGTTTCAGTCCCCGGTACGGAGGAAAAAGTTTTAGTTCGTGCTGAAAGACGGAAATCTAAAATGAAAACAACAATTAAGGATGGGAAGCCAGTCATTCGAATAAAAATACGGTATGAAAGTGAAATTGAAGAAAAAGAGAATCATAAAATCAAATTAAATGATCCGAAAATCATTCAACAAATTGAAAAACAAGCTACTAAAGATACAACTAAGTCGCTCGTAAATTTAATTAAAAAAATGCAGAAAGAGAAATCTGACATATTCGGTTTTGGCGAACATATTCGCGCCAAACATCCAGCATATTGGCGTAAGGTAGTGAAAACAAAAGAAAATTGGCGCAACATCTATAAAGATGTGGAAGTTCATATCGAAATGGACACACATATACGTAGGGTGGGTATGAAAGCGAAATAG
- a CDS encoding CLC_0170 family protein, with amino-acid sequence MLDIGYANYIIVLLIITGILILLLDVKAFNEAKMKKEKKFSQFLGWINITIGVGLFVANWTYQNLLW; translated from the coding sequence ATGCTAGATATCGGCTATGCTAATTATATTATCGTCCTATTGATCATTACAGGAATTCTCATATTACTCCTTGATGTAAAAGCATTTAATGAGGCTAAAATGAAAAAAGAGAAAAAGTTCTCGCAATTCCTTGGATGGATAAATATTACCATCGGGGTTGGATTATTTGTTGCTAACTGGACATATCAAAACTTGTTGTGGTAA